One window from the genome of Lepus europaeus isolate LE1 unplaced genomic scaffold, mLepTim1.pri SCAFFOLD_54, whole genome shotgun sequence encodes:
- the LOC133755502 gene encoding transmembrane emp24 domain-containing protein 5 — protein MGEKSWLPVPVLLLAALPPVLLPGAAGFTPSLDSDFTFTLPAGQKECFYQPMPLKASLEIEYQVLDGAGLDIDFHLASPEGKTLVFEQRKSDGVHTVETEDGDYMFCFDNTFSTISEKVIFFELILDNMGEQAQEQEDWKKYITGTDMLDMKLEDILESINSIKSRLSKSGHIQTLLRAFEARDRNIQESNFDRVNFWSMVNLVVMVVVSAIQVYMLKSLFDDKRKSRT, from the coding sequence ATGGGCGAGAAGAGCTGGCTGCCCGTCCCCGTGCTCCTTCTGGCCGCTCTGCCGCCGGTGCTGCTGCCCGGGGCGGCAGGCTTCACTCCCTCCTTAGACAGTGACTTCACCTTTACCCTTCCGGCCGGCCAGAAGGAGTGTTTCTACCAGCCCATGCCCCTGAAGGCCTCGCTGGAGATCGAGTACCAGGTTTTAGATGGAGCAGGGTTAGATATTGATTTTCATCTTGCCTCTCCAGAAGGCAAAACCTTAGTTTTTGAACAAAGAAAATCAGATGGTGTTCACACTGTAGAGACTGAAGATGGCGACTACATGTTCTGCTTTGACAATACATTTAGCACTATTTCTGAGAAGGTGATTTTCTTTGAATTAATCCTTGATAATATGGGAGAGCAGGCACAAGAACAAGAAGATTGGAAGAAATATATTACCGGCACAGATATGCTAGACATGAAACTGGAGGATATCCTGGAATCAATTAACAGCATCAAGTCCAGACTAAGCAAAAGTGGCCACATCCAAACTCTGCTGAGAGCATTTGAAGCTCGTGATCGAAACATACAAGAAAGCAACTTTGATAGAGTCAATTTCTGGTCTATGGTTAatttggtggtgatggtggtggtgtcaGCCATTCAGGTTTATATGCTGAAGAGTCTATTTGATGATAAGAGGAAAAGTAGAACTTAA